The Mesorhizobium koreense genome includes a window with the following:
- the rarD gene encoding EamA family transporter RarD, translating to MDTTASVTAVEGDTPRGFAFAVACYTLWGLLPFYMKAVEHMPAAEVVAHRIIWSLPIAGVTLYALGRTADVKRALRSPRTLAMAALTASIITINWGTYVWAIAAGRTIETALGYYINPLVSIVMGAVLLGEKLSRMQMVAAALATLAVVILAVDAGGVPWVSLVLAFSFAIYGFLRKTLPIGPSQGFFLEVMILMLPAIGYVLWLQSRGESHFLVSEPGNVALLLGCGPVTAVPLILYAFGTKLLRYSTIGILQYIGPTMIFAIAVFIFHEPFGTTDAIAFGLIWLALVIYSWSMVRGRRALRPA from the coding sequence ATGGATACGACTGCTTCCGTAACCGCCGTTGAGGGCGACACACCGCGCGGCTTCGCTTTTGCGGTGGCGTGCTACACGCTTTGGGGCCTGCTGCCCTTCTACATGAAGGCGGTGGAGCATATGCCGGCAGCGGAAGTCGTCGCCCATCGCATCATCTGGTCCCTGCCGATTGCCGGCGTGACGCTCTATGCACTCGGCCGCACGGCCGATGTGAAGCGCGCGCTCCGCTCACCGCGGACGCTCGCAATGGCGGCGCTTACCGCCTCGATCATCACGATCAACTGGGGAACCTATGTCTGGGCGATTGCCGCCGGCCGGACCATCGAGACGGCGCTCGGCTACTACATCAACCCACTGGTCTCGATCGTCATGGGCGCGGTGCTGCTCGGCGAGAAGCTGAGCCGCATGCAGATGGTGGCGGCGGCGCTCGCTACACTTGCGGTCGTCATTCTTGCCGTCGACGCCGGTGGCGTTCCATGGGTGTCGCTGGTGCTGGCGTTTTCCTTCGCCATCTACGGCTTCCTGCGCAAGACATTGCCGATCGGCCCGAGCCAGGGCTTTTTCCTGGAAGTGATGATCCTGATGCTGCCCGCGATCGGCTACGTGCTTTGGCTGCAGTCGAGGGGGGAGAGCCATTTCCTTGTCTCGGAGCCGGGCAATGTAGCGTTGCTGTTGGGCTGTGGTCCGGTCACGGCCGTGCCGCTCATCCTCTATGCCTTCGGTACCAAGCTCCTGCGCTATTCGACCATCGGCATCCTGCAATATATCGGCCCCACCATGATCTTCGCGATCGCGGTGTTTATTTTCCATGAGCCGTTCGGGACGACGGACGCCATCGCCTTCGGCCTGATCTGGCTGGCGCTCGTCATCTATAGCTGGTCGATGGTCCGCGGCCGGCGTGCGCTCCGGCCTGCCTAG
- the cimA gene encoding citramalate synthase has translation MSKERLYLFDTTLRDGQQTPGIDFSIEDKITVARMLDEFGIDYVEGGYPGANPTDTAFFDGKRTRRAAFVAFGMTKRAGVSASNDLGVAALLQSSSDAICYVAKSWDYHVKVALGCTNEENLESIRASVEAAVAAGKEAMVDCEHFFDGYRANPAYALACARAAYEAGARWVVLCDTNGGTLPAEIRATVEAVIQAGIPGANLGVHAHDDTGQAVANSLAAVEAGARQIQGTLNGIGERCGNANLISIIPTLMLKPAFAARFEIGVTPEALAGVTRLSRAFDELLNRSPEQQAPYVGASAFATKAGIHASAIAKEPATYEHVAPEVVGNRRRVMVSDQGGKANFIAELKRRGIDVARNDPRLDTLISLVKEREAEGYAYEGADASFELLARRTLGTVPSFFTVDSFRCMVERRFDANGNIKSVSEAIVKVNVDGEEKMSVAEGHGPVNALDIALRKDLGRYQSEIADLELVDYKVRILNGGTEAITRVLIESHDGEGGRWSTVGVSDNIIDASFQALMDSIVFKLMKNRELAGLVAAE, from the coding sequence ATGAGTAAAGAACGTCTCTACCTCTTCGACACCACCTTGCGCGACGGCCAGCAGACGCCGGGCATCGATTTCTCGATCGAGGACAAGATCACCGTTGCCCGGATGCTGGACGAATTCGGCATCGACTATGTCGAGGGCGGCTATCCCGGCGCCAACCCGACTGACACCGCCTTCTTCGACGGGAAGCGCACGAGGCGGGCCGCCTTCGTCGCCTTCGGCATGACCAAGCGCGCGGGCGTATCTGCGTCCAACGATCTCGGCGTGGCCGCGCTCCTGCAATCCTCGTCGGACGCGATCTGCTATGTTGCCAAGAGTTGGGACTACCATGTGAAGGTGGCGCTCGGCTGCACCAACGAGGAGAATCTGGAATCCATCCGCGCTTCGGTCGAGGCCGCGGTCGCCGCCGGCAAGGAGGCAATGGTCGATTGCGAGCATTTCTTCGATGGTTACAGGGCCAATCCGGCCTATGCGCTCGCCTGCGCGAGGGCGGCTTACGAGGCAGGCGCGCGCTGGGTGGTGCTGTGCGACACCAATGGCGGAACCCTGCCGGCTGAAATTCGCGCGACTGTCGAGGCCGTCATCCAGGCCGGCATTCCGGGCGCCAATCTCGGCGTCCATGCGCATGACGACACCGGGCAGGCGGTCGCCAATTCGCTGGCTGCAGTGGAGGCCGGTGCGCGGCAAATCCAGGGCACGTTGAACGGCATCGGCGAGCGCTGCGGTAACGCCAACCTGATCTCGATCATCCCGACGCTGATGCTGAAGCCGGCCTTCGCGGCGCGCTTCGAGATCGGCGTCACCCCGGAGGCGCTTGCCGGCGTCACGCGTCTGTCGCGCGCCTTCGACGAGTTGCTGAACCGTTCGCCGGAACAGCAAGCGCCCTATGTCGGCGCCTCCGCCTTCGCCACCAAGGCCGGCATCCATGCCTCCGCGATCGCCAAGGAGCCGGCGACCTACGAGCACGTCGCGCCCGAGGTGGTCGGCAATCGACGCCGGGTCATGGTCTCCGACCAGGGCGGCAAGGCGAATTTCATCGCCGAACTGAAGCGCCGCGGCATCGATGTCGCTCGAAACGATCCCCGCCTCGACACGTTGATCTCGCTGGTCAAGGAACGCGAGGCCGAAGGCTATGCCTATGAAGGGGCGGATGCGAGCTTCGAACTTCTGGCGCGTCGCACGCTCGGAACGGTTCCGTCCTTCTTCACGGTCGACAGCTTCCGCTGCATGGTCGAGCGCCGCTTCGACGCCAACGGCAATATCAAGAGCGTGTCGGAGGCCATCGTGAAGGTGAATGTCGACGGCGAGGAGAAGATGTCGGTCGCGGAAGGCCACGGACCGGTCAACGCGCTCGATATCGCGCTGCGCAAGGACCTCGGCCGATACCAGTCCGAGATCGCCGATCTGGAATTGGTGGACTACAAGGTGCGCATCCTGAACGGCGGCACCGAGGCGATCACCCGCGTGCTGATCGAATCGCACGACGGAGAGGGCGGCCGCTGGTCGACGGTCGGCGTATCCGACAACATCATCGACGCTTCGTTTCAGGCACTGATGGATTCCATCGTCTTCAAGCTGATGAAGAACCGCGAACTCGCCGGACTGGTCGCAGCCGAATAG
- the pip gene encoding prolyl aminopeptidase: MSGDLHGLYPEIEPYASGHLDVGDGHEIYWERCGTPGAKPAVFLHGGPGGGCSPSHRRLFDPKRYDVLLFNQRGCGRSRPYAELEANTTWHLVADIERLREMTGVEKWQVFGGSWGSTLALAYAETHPERVSELIVRGIYLLTRAELEWYYQFGVSQMFPDKWERFLAPIPEAERGDLMAAYRKRLVDDDKAVQLEAAKAWSAWEGETITLLPEPATSDKFHEDDFAIAFARIENHYFVHAGWLEEGQLLRDAGRLKDIPGVIVHGRYDMPCPAHYAWQLHKAWPKAEFHLIEGAGHAYSEPGILDRLIRATDGFAGKSHE, translated from the coding sequence ATGAGCGGGGATTTGCACGGCCTCTATCCCGAGATCGAGCCCTACGCTTCGGGCCATCTCGATGTCGGTGACGGCCACGAAATCTATTGGGAACGCTGCGGCACACCCGGCGCCAAACCAGCCGTCTTCCTGCATGGCGGGCCGGGTGGCGGCTGCTCGCCAAGCCACCGCCGCCTCTTCGATCCGAAGCGCTACGATGTGCTCCTCTTCAACCAGCGCGGCTGCGGCCGCTCGCGGCCCTATGCCGAACTCGAGGCCAACACCACCTGGCATCTGGTCGCCGATATCGAGCGGTTGCGCGAGATGACGGGCGTCGAGAAATGGCAGGTCTTCGGCGGGTCATGGGGCTCGACACTGGCGCTTGCCTATGCCGAAACGCATCCCGAACGGGTGAGCGAACTCATCGTGCGGGGCATCTATCTGCTGACCCGCGCCGAACTCGAATGGTATTACCAGTTTGGCGTGTCGCAGATGTTCCCGGACAAATGGGAGCGGTTCCTGGCGCCGATCCCCGAAGCCGAACGCGGCGACCTAATGGCGGCCTACCGCAAGCGCCTCGTCGATGATGACAAGGCCGTGCAACTCGAAGCGGCGAAGGCATGGAGCGCCTGGGAAGGCGAGACGATCACGCTCCTTCCCGAGCCCGCAACCAGCGACAAGTTTCATGAGGACGATTTCGCCATCGCCTTCGCGCGCATCGAGAATCACTATTTCGTCCATGCCGGCTGGCTGGAAGAAGGGCAACTCCTGCGTGATGCCGGCCGGCTGAAGGATATTCCGGGCGTGATTGTCCATGGCCGCTACGACATGCCCTGTCCGGCGCACTATGCCTGGCAATTGCACAAGGCCTGGCCGAAGGCGGAATTCCACCTGATCGAAGGCGCGGGCCATGCCTATTCCGAGCCGGGCATCCTCGACCGGTTGATACGGGCGACCGATGGGTTCGCTGGGAAAAGCCATGAGTAA
- a CDS encoding GFA family protein: MSLDNKPTYSGGCQCGAVRFRVEGPLDGASVCHCRMCQKAFGAFYAPLVSVRHATLVWTRGKPKRFQSSNIAMRGFCAECGTPLTYEAPDGIALAIGTFDDPEEIAPAIQWGIEAKLPYVDDIPALPGEDTMADPKAVAFLAHLVSYQHPDHDTEEWPPAEHRR; the protein is encoded by the coding sequence ATGAGCCTCGACAACAAACCGACCTATTCCGGCGGCTGCCAATGCGGTGCGGTGCGGTTCCGCGTGGAAGGGCCGCTTGACGGTGCGTCCGTCTGCCATTGCCGCATGTGCCAAAAGGCGTTCGGCGCGTTCTATGCGCCGCTCGTCTCCGTCAGGCATGCGACGCTGGTCTGGACGCGCGGCAAACCGAAGCGCTTCCAGAGCTCGAATATCGCCATGCGCGGCTTCTGCGCCGAATGCGGCACGCCGCTTACCTACGAGGCGCCGGACGGGATCGCGCTCGCCATCGGCACCTTCGACGACCCTGAGGAGATCGCGCCGGCGATCCAGTGGGGCATCGAGGCGAAGCTGCCTTACGTGGATGACATCCCGGCTCTGCCGGGCGAGGACACGATGGCTGACCCGAAGGCTGTAGCCTTCCTGGCCCATCTCGTCTCCTACCAGCATCCGGACCATGACACGGAAGAGTGGCCTCCAGCGGAGCATCGGAGATGA
- a CDS encoding VOC family protein, whose product MIDHTGIAVRDFDASKRFYDAALAPLGASLVMMVPEEYTDGLKVGGYGYDRPQFWLHEGAEPGHGRHYAFTADTRAEVDAFYEAALAAGGRDNGGPGLRPHYHPNYYGAFVFDPDGNNIEAVCHTPD is encoded by the coding sequence ATGATAGACCATACCGGAATCGCCGTTCGCGACTTCGATGCTTCGAAGCGGTTCTATGATGCGGCGCTGGCGCCGCTCGGCGCTTCGTTGGTGATGATGGTCCCGGAAGAATATACCGACGGCCTCAAGGTCGGCGGCTATGGCTATGATCGGCCGCAATTCTGGCTGCACGAGGGAGCCGAACCGGGACACGGCCGTCACTATGCGTTCACGGCCGACACGAGGGCGGAGGTCGACGCTTTCTACGAAGCCGCGCTGGCCGCCGGCGGCCGCGACAATGGTGGTCCCGGCCTGCGCCCGCATTATCACCCGAACTACTACGGCGCATTCGTCTTCGATCCGGACGGCAACAATATCGAAGCGGTATGTCATACGCCCGACTGA
- the cysS gene encoding cysteine--tRNA ligase, with amino-acid sequence MSATTQGLKLTNTLTRAKEPFRPIDPHNVRMYVCGPTVYDFAHIGNARPVIVFDVLFRLLRHLYGVDHVTYVRNITDVDDKINARALRDFGTEIEAGRVTLNEAIRRVTERTADQFHEDVAALGCLKPTFEPRATEFVLPRPDGKADMVTLIGQLIERGHAYEANGEVLFDVASMPDYGRLSRRNLEDQQAGARVAVDAHKKNPADFVLWKRSSPEEPGWESPWGRGRPGWHIECSAMSAAFLGETFDIHGGGLDLIFPHHENEIAQSRCAHGTPVMANYWLHNGFLQVEGRKMAKSEGNFVTIHELLRTEKFGGRKWPGEVLRLAMLMTHYREPIDFSVRKLEEAENVLAKLRRKANNATAGAVDPSFIDALSDDLDLPQYVRLLNATDLPEPALVAAAALIGIDLSAIETDIDVANFVERRLTLIREKNWAEADRIRDDLLAQGIQLKDGKDPVTGERVTTWEVKR; translated from the coding sequence ATGTCGGCAACGACGCAGGGTCTGAAACTTACCAACACGCTGACGCGGGCGAAGGAACCGTTTCGCCCCATCGATCCGCATAATGTGCGCATGTATGTGTGCGGGCCGACCGTCTACGATTTCGCCCATATCGGCAATGCGCGCCCGGTCATCGTCTTCGACGTGCTCTTCCGGCTTCTGCGCCATCTCTACGGCGTTGATCACGTCACCTATGTGCGCAACATCACCGACGTGGACGATAAGATCAACGCCCGTGCGCTGCGCGATTTCGGGACGGAGATCGAGGCCGGTCGGGTGACGCTCAACGAGGCCATCCGACGGGTCACGGAGAGGACGGCCGACCAGTTCCACGAAGATGTGGCGGCGCTTGGTTGCCTCAAACCCACCTTCGAGCCGCGCGCGACCGAATTCGTGCTTCCGCGGCCGGACGGCAAGGCCGACATGGTGACGTTGATTGGCCAGCTCATCGAGCGCGGCCACGCCTATGAAGCAAATGGCGAAGTCCTGTTCGACGTCGCGTCGATGCCGGACTATGGCCGGCTTTCACGGCGCAATCTGGAGGACCAGCAGGCCGGCGCCCGTGTCGCGGTCGATGCGCACAAGAAGAACCCGGCCGATTTCGTGCTCTGGAAGCGGTCTTCACCCGAGGAACCGGGCTGGGAAAGCCCTTGGGGCAGGGGGCGTCCAGGCTGGCATATCGAATGCTCGGCGATGTCGGCCGCCTTCCTTGGCGAGACTTTCGATATCCATGGCGGCGGCCTCGACCTGATCTTTCCCCACCACGAAAACGAGATCGCCCAGTCGCGCTGCGCCCACGGCACGCCGGTGATGGCCAATTACTGGCTGCACAACGGCTTCCTGCAGGTGGAAGGCCGCAAGATGGCGAAGAGCGAAGGTAATTTCGTCACCATCCACGAACTTCTCCGCACCGAAAAATTCGGCGGCCGCAAATGGCCGGGCGAAGTGCTCCGGCTCGCCATGCTGATGACGCATTACCGCGAGCCGATCGACTTTTCCGTGCGCAAGCTGGAGGAGGCGGAAAATGTCCTGGCGAAGCTCAGGCGCAAGGCGAACAATGCGACAGCCGGGGCAGTCGATCCTTCGTTCATCGACGCGCTTTCGGACGATCTGGACCTGCCTCAGTACGTGCGCCTTCTGAACGCGACGGACCTGCCCGAACCGGCGCTGGTCGCCGCTGCCGCGCTGATCGGGATCGATCTCTCGGCGATCGAAACCGATATCGATGTCGCGAATTTTGTCGAGCGCCGCCTTACCCTGATCCGCGAGAAGAACTGGGCGGAAGCCGATCGCATCCGCGACGATCTCCTTGCGCAGGGTATCCAGTTGAAGGACGGCAAGGATCCGGTCACGGGCGAGCGCGTGACGACTTGGGAGGTGAAGAGATGA
- a CDS encoding transcriptional regulator: MTSSRKIRRKPAEPKPAEALIAQYRAIGQASLQAALMCTAKKGKKTPEARRAHA, translated from the coding sequence ATGACAAGTTCAAGGAAAATCCGACGAAAGCCCGCCGAGCCGAAGCCGGCGGAAGCCCTCATCGCGCAATATCGTGCGATCGGCCAGGCTTCGCTACAGGCGGCACTGATGTGCACGGCCAAGAAAGGCAAGAAGACGCCTGAGGCCCGCCGGGCTCACGCCTAA
- a CDS encoding LysE/ArgO family amino acid transporter, with protein MFSAATSGFLLGGSLIIAIGAQNAFILRQGLLREHVFVLCLICSLADAVLIAAGVGGLGTLVASSPKLIMAVTIGGAIFLGCYAVLAFRRAMHPETLRAARGGGGSLKAAVAACLAFTFLNPHVYLDTVLLLGSLSGRFVGAPRLAYGIGAATASFAWFFGLGYGARLLQPFFARPSAWRILDIIVGLVMAGIAVSLVARLFGQVSAG; from the coding sequence TTGTTCAGCGCTGCGACTTCCGGCTTCCTGCTCGGCGGGTCGCTCATCATCGCGATCGGCGCGCAGAACGCCTTCATCCTGCGACAGGGGCTCCTGCGCGAGCATGTATTCGTGCTTTGCCTGATCTGCTCGCTCGCCGATGCGGTGTTGATCGCCGCCGGCGTTGGTGGGCTCGGCACGTTGGTCGCTTCCTCACCGAAGCTCATCATGGCCGTGACGATCGGCGGCGCGATATTCCTGGGCTGTTACGCGGTGCTTGCCTTTCGGCGCGCCATGCATCCCGAAACGCTGCGGGCGGCGCGAGGCGGCGGGGGAAGCCTGAAAGCCGCGGTCGCGGCATGCCTCGCCTTCACCTTCCTCAACCCGCATGTCTATCTGGATACGGTGCTGCTGCTCGGCTCGCTGTCGGGCCGCTTTGTCGGGGCGCCGCGACTTGCCTACGGGATCGGCGCCGCCACGGCGTCGTTCGCCTGGTTCTTCGGCCTTGGCTACGGCGCGCGTCTCTTGCAGCCGTTCTTCGCCAGGCCGTCCGCCTGGCGCATCCTCGACATTATCGTCGGCCTCGTCATGGCCGGTATCGCCGTCAGCCTCGTTGCGAGGCTTTTCGGTCAAGTATCAGCCGGTTAG
- a CDS encoding SOS response-associated peptidase, which translates to MCGRFALTLKPEEVEAFFALLELEDFPPRYNIAPTQPILIVMAGEGGGAPGSNLPDRRALLVRWGLVPAWVKDPKSFPLLINARSDTALEKNTYKTAMRHRRALVPASGFYEWKREGRNRAQAYWVRPKGGGLVGFAGLMETWYEPGGSEIDTGAILTTNANTDIAHIHERMPVVIKPEDFSRWLDCRSNEPRDVADLLRPADPGFFEAIPVSDKVNRVANTGPEIQEPIDASESEAEKKPVNVQLRLI; encoded by the coding sequence ATGTGCGGACGCTTTGCCCTGACGCTGAAGCCTGAGGAAGTGGAAGCCTTCTTCGCGCTGCTGGAACTCGAGGATTTTCCGCCGCGCTACAATATCGCGCCGACACAGCCGATCCTCATAGTGATGGCAGGCGAGGGCGGGGGCGCGCCCGGTTCCAACCTGCCGGACCGGCGCGCGCTCCTTGTGCGCTGGGGGCTCGTTCCAGCCTGGGTAAAGGATCCAAAAAGCTTTCCGCTCCTCATCAACGCGCGCTCCGACACGGCGCTGGAAAAGAATACCTACAAGACGGCGATGCGGCACCGGCGGGCGCTGGTGCCCGCCTCCGGTTTCTATGAGTGGAAGCGCGAGGGCAGAAACAGGGCGCAGGCCTATTGGGTACGTCCTAAGGGCGGCGGACTTGTCGGCTTCGCCGGGCTGATGGAAACCTGGTACGAGCCGGGCGGCTCGGAGATCGACACCGGTGCTATCCTGACCACCAACGCCAATACCGATATCGCCCATATCCACGAGCGCATGCCGGTCGTCATCAAGCCGGAGGATTTTTCGCGCTGGCTCGATTGCCGCTCGAACGAGCCGCGCGACGTGGCGGACCTTCTGCGTCCGGCCGATCCGGGCTTCTTCGAGGCGATCCCCGTTTCCGACAAGGTCAACAGAGTGGCCAATACGGGCCCGGAGATACAGGAACCCATCGACGCCAGCGAATCAGAGGCTGAAAAGAAACCGGTTAACGTCCAGTTGAGGCTTATTTAA
- a CDS encoding NUDIX hydrolase: MTDRIILAASVALRRGDRFLLVERGRAPARGLLAFPGGRLEAGESPEEAARRELFEETGLEVGKLALFQVMDLGGDKESGGVLFRLHVFTGTYLEGEPTARDDAASVGWYGVEEMETLSITASTLEVARRILGC; encoded by the coding sequence GTGACGGACCGCATCATCCTCGCCGCTTCCGTGGCGTTACGCCGTGGCGACCGCTTCCTGCTCGTGGAACGCGGCCGGGCGCCTGCGCGCGGCCTGCTCGCATTCCCCGGAGGCCGGCTCGAAGCGGGTGAATCCCCCGAGGAAGCCGCGCGGCGCGAACTCTTCGAGGAAACGGGTCTTGAAGTGGGCAAACTCGCTCTCTTCCAGGTCATGGACTTGGGTGGAGATAAGGAAAGCGGCGGGGTGCTCTTCCGGCTGCATGTCTTCACCGGCACCTATCTGGAAGGCGAACCGACCGCACGTGACGACGCCGCAAGCGTCGGCTGGTACGGGGTCGAGGAAATGGAGACCCTGTCGATCACCGCTTCTACACTGGAGGTTGCGCGCCGGATCCTCGGATGCTGA
- a CDS encoding TIGR02301 family protein, translated as MARAILMRFLLAVLLAASALPAHAVEAPYEKNLLRLAEILGSLQYLRNLCGEKGDDWREAMDAILITEHPDPDRRAQLVGSFNRGYRTYSDIYHTCTASATEAIARYMKEGEALSRDTANRFGN; from the coding sequence ATGGCTCGGGCGATCTTGATGCGATTCCTTCTGGCGGTGCTACTTGCCGCTTCCGCGCTGCCCGCCCACGCGGTCGAGGCGCCTTACGAGAAAAACCTTCTCCGGCTCGCTGAAATCCTCGGCTCGCTGCAATATCTGCGCAATCTGTGCGGCGAGAAGGGAGACGACTGGCGTGAGGCCATGGATGCAATCCTGATCACCGAACATCCCGACCCGGATCGCCGTGCGCAACTCGTCGGCAGTTTCAACCGCGGCTACCGCACCTACAGCGACATCTATCACACCTGCACGGCCTCGGCGACAGAGGCCATCGCCCGCTACATGAAGGAGGGCGAGGCGCTCAGCCGCGACACGGCGAACAGGTTCGGAAATTAG
- a CDS encoding metallophosphoesterase, protein MKLVHLSDIHIHRESIDGYDPIDRFQRCLAHVEKHFSDADAIVVTGDLTHDGQTPSYQRLKDLLSGSPLKLHLLLGNHDHRGRFRATFVDHPADENGFIQYVADADGYRLVMLDTSEPGTHAGHLCEKRLGWLSDKLKEARRDAMPVLLFMHHNPVVVGVWAADVLNLIDDTGIRNLLRENRDLVRHIFFGHTHYSLSGALEGVPFSAPRSTNHPCWPEIGDRRRTGFGPIAPNYNVALVTSDAVVVHTIDFMLDGQIVWKDIPDEYAYVHGSAPQP, encoded by the coding sequence ATGAAGCTCGTTCATCTGTCCGATATCCACATCCATCGCGAATCGATCGACGGCTATGATCCGATCGACCGATTCCAGCGCTGCCTGGCGCATGTGGAGAAGCATTTTTCCGACGCTGACGCCATCGTTGTGACCGGCGACCTGACGCATGACGGACAGACGCCGTCCTACCAGCGGCTCAAGGATCTGCTATCGGGCTCGCCGCTCAAGCTGCACCTGCTTCTCGGCAATCATGATCATCGCGGGCGATTCCGCGCGACGTTCGTGGATCACCCCGCCGACGAGAACGGCTTCATTCAATATGTCGCCGACGCGGACGGTTATCGCCTTGTCATGCTCGATACCAGTGAACCCGGCACCCATGCCGGCCATTTGTGCGAAAAGCGCCTGGGCTGGCTGTCGGACAAGCTGAAAGAGGCGCGGCGGGACGCGATGCCCGTCCTGCTTTTCATGCACCACAATCCGGTCGTGGTCGGAGTCTGGGCTGCCGATGTGCTGAACCTCATCGACGATACCGGGATCAGGAACCTTCTGCGGGAAAACCGCGACCTGGTGCGCCATATCTTCTTCGGCCACACGCATTATTCGCTCTCCGGCGCGCTTGAGGGCGTTCCCTTCTCGGCGCCGCGCTCGACCAATCATCCGTGCTGGCCGGAGATCGGAGACAGGCGGCGAACCGGCTTCGGCCCGATCGCGCCCAATTACAACGTCGCCCTCGTCACGAGCGATGCCGTCGTCGTCCACACCATCGACTTCATGCTGGACGGCCAGATCGTCTGGAAAGACATTCCGGATGAGTACGCATACGTACATGGGTCGGCGCCCCAACCATAG
- a CDS encoding acyl carrier protein, with the protein MSSTFDKVADIIADTSEIDRDSITPESHTIDDLGIDSLDFLDIVFAIDKEFGIKVPLEKWTQEVNDGKVSTEQYFVMKNLCAKIDELVAAKAKTA; encoded by the coding sequence GTGTCATCCACATTCGACAAGGTCGCGGACATCATCGCCGATACGAGCGAGATCGACCGTGACAGCATCACGCCCGAGAGCCATACGATCGACGATCTCGGCATCGACAGCCTCGATTTCCTCGACATCGTATTCGCCATCGACAAGGAATTCGGCATTAAGGTCCCGCTGGAGAAATGGACCCAGGAGGTCAATGACGGCAAGGTCTCGACGGAACAGTATTTCGTCATGAAGAACCTGTGCGCCAAGATCGACGAACTGGTGGCGGCCAAGGCGAAGACGGCTTGA
- a CDS encoding beta-ketoacyl-ACP synthase, whose product MSPHDVVITGIGLVSSLGEGNDVHWEKMTADHPVPVIDTERFAPFTVHPLPEIDWSLQIAKRGDQRQMETWQRLGTYVAGLALDDAGMKGDESLCATMDMIVAAGGGERDQEVDESILAASLDTNDRAVLLNQKLMTDLRPTLFLAQLSNLLAGNISIVHKVTGSSRTFMGEEGAGVAAVETAAARIRSGQSSHALVGAAFQTEHPDMLLAYQLGGQLQRGQWQPVWNRDPSQGGGVFTGSGGAFLVLESRKHAEARGARIYARIGNVVSDRVRRSNGTLENRLREMAAGLAGETGPHLVLSAASGAYEATIAERKALEDRYALRGLTTLTGHVKEAQFPFAMAFAALAVAHGEAYPPFDPSEPAFAGDPRTVLATAVGSSHFEGMALIGAA is encoded by the coding sequence ATGAGCCCGCACGACGTCGTCATCACCGGTATCGGCCTTGTCTCTTCCCTCGGCGAAGGAAACGACGTCCACTGGGAGAAGATGACGGCGGATCACCCCGTGCCGGTTATCGACACGGAACGGTTCGCTCCCTTTACCGTCCACCCGCTGCCCGAAATCGACTGGAGCCTGCAGATCGCCAAGCGCGGCGACCAGCGGCAGATGGAGACATGGCAACGGCTCGGCACCTATGTCGCCGGCCTCGCGCTCGATGACGCCGGAATGAAGGGCGACGAATCGCTGTGCGCAACCATGGACATGATCGTGGCGGCCGGCGGCGGCGAACGCGACCAGGAGGTGGACGAGAGCATCCTTGCCGCGTCACTCGACACCAACGACCGGGCGGTTCTGCTGAACCAGAAACTAATGACCGACCTGCGCCCGACGCTTTTCCTGGCGCAACTGTCGAACCTGCTCGCCGGCAACATCTCGATCGTGCACAAGGTCACCGGTTCTTCGCGCACCTTCATGGGCGAGGAAGGCGCAGGCGTCGCCGCCGTCGAGACGGCCGCCGCCCGCATCCGCTCCGGCCAGTCGAGCCATGCGCTGGTCGGCGCCGCCTTCCAGACCGAACATCCCGACATGCTGCTCGCCTATCAGTTGGGAGGCCAGTTGCAGCGGGGACAATGGCAACCGGTATGGAACCGTGACCCGTCGCAAGGCGGAGGCGTCTTTACCGGGTCAGGCGGCGCATTCCTTGTGCTCGAATCGCGCAAGCATGCCGAGGCCCGCGGCGCCCGGATCTACGCGCGGATCGGCAACGTCGTTTCGGATCGCGTCCGTCGCTCGAACGGAACGCTGGAGAACAGGCTTCGTGAGATGGCGGCGGGACTGGCCGGCGAGACCGGCCCGCATCTCGTCCTTTCCGCCGCGTCGGGTGCCTACGAAGCGACCATCGCCGAGCGGAAAGCGCTCGAGGACCGATACGCCCTGCGCGGACTGACTACGCTGACCGGGCATGTGAAGGAGGCACAGTTTCCCTTCGCCATGGCGTTTGCGGCGCTCGCCGTCGCGCATGGTGAAGCCTATCCGCCGTTCGATCCGAGCGAGCCTGCGTTTGCGGGCGATCCGCGCACTGTCCTTGCAACGGCCGTCGGGTCGAGCCATTTCGAGGGCATGGCGCTCATCGGCGCGGCGTAG